Part of the Paludisphaera borealis genome, TTCGGCTCATGGCTCGGCCTTCTCGATCGCGATCCGGTCGAATCGACGATTGCGGTATCCCACTGTCACTGGTCAGCGTCGTTCTCCAGGGGGAGCTGGATCGCGCGGCCGGCGAGGGCGGATTGGTAGATCGCGCGGATGATCTCGACCGACTTGCGGCCCTCGCGGCCGTCGACCAGAGGGGGACGGCCGACGTCGATCGCTTCGAGGAAATCGACGAGCTGGTCGCGGTGGCCGATGTGCGAGATCCCTCGGGGATCGCTGGCGCCGGAATTGAGGGCCGATCGGCCGGCGATCGCCGCGGTGAGCGCGTGGTCGCTGGGGACTTTCTCCTGGAACTCCCAGAGCGTGACGTCGTCTTGCTCGACGCGGGCCGAGCCGCGATCGCCGTGGATCTCGGTCCGCTTGAGCAATCCCGGATAGGCGCTCGTGGCGGCTTCGAGAACCCCCAGCGCGCCGTTCTTGAAGCGAAGGGCGGCCACAGCCGTGTCTTCGACCTCGATGCGGACGTGGGCCAGGGTCGCGGTGTGCGCGACGATCGAGTCGACGTCGCCCATCAGCCAGTAGAGCAAGTCGACGTTGTGGATCGCCTGGTTCATCAGAGCGCCGCCGCCGTCGAGGTTCCAGGTCCCACGCCAGCCTCCCGAATCGTAATAGTCCTGGGACCGCCACCATTTGACGTGGGTGTCGCCGAGCGTCAGACGGCCGAATCGGCCACCTTCGACGGCCTCTTTCAGACGCAGGTTGGCGGGGGAGAACCGCGACGGGAAGATCGTGCAGAGCCGGACGCCGGCCTCGTCGCAAGCGTCGATGATCGCGTCGCAGCGGGCGAGGTTGATCTCCAGCGGCTTCTCGACGACGACGTGCTTGCCCGCCCGAGCCGCCTGCACGGCGGGCTCCTTGTGCGCTCCGCTGGGGGTGCAGATGCAGACCACGTCGAGGCCGGGATGCTTGAGCATGGCGTCGAGGTCGTCGTAGATCTGGCATTGGTGGCCCGCGAGGCCGGCGATCTTCTCACCGTTCGCCTTCGAACGGCTGAACGCCGCCACGACCTGGGCGTTCTCGATCTCGTTGATCGCGCGCGTATGAAACTCGGCGATCATCCCGCACCCGACGATGCCGAACCCGTGCTGAGCCATGCTGTTCACCGTGGAAGAGGGAATTTACACCAGGCGGACGCGTGCGATCTTCCGCTTGCCGACCCGGACGATCAGGCCGTCGCTGACATAGACCGAAGCCTTGGGCTCGCGAATGATCTCGCGGTTGGGGCCGACGTTGAAGCCGCCTTGCTCGATCACCCGTCGCGCGTTCGAGGTGGTCGCTTCCAGGCCAAGTTCCTTGATGAGCGTCGGCGCCGCGATCTTGCCTTCGTGGTCGAGCTTGTCGGTCGCGAGGAAGGCGTCGGGGATGTCCTCGGGGTCCTCGCCCGACGACCGGCGACGGAACTCGGCGGCGGCGCGATCCGCCGCCTCCTCGCCGTGATACTGAGCGACGATCGCCTTGCCGAGAATCTCCTTCGAATCCCTGGGATTCGCGCCGGGCGCGAGGGCCGCCTTGATCGCGTCGCCCGGCAGGTTGGTCAGGAGCGTGAAATACTGGGCCATCGGCTCATCGGGGATGCTCATCACCTTGCCGAACTGGTTCTCCGCGCTCTCGGCCACGCCGATGTAATTGCCCAGGCTCTTGCCCATCCGGCGGACGCCGTCGGTGCCGACGAGGATCGGCATCGTCATGGCCGTCTGCGGCTCCTGACCGCGCGTCGCCTGAAGCTGACGGGCCACCATGAGGCTGAAAAGCTGCTCGGTGCCCCCCAACTCGACGTCGGCCTTGATCTCGACCGAGTCCCAGCCCTGCATCAGGGGGTAAAGGCATTCGTGGAGATAGACCGGCTTCTCGGCGGCGATCCGCTTGGCGAAATCTTCCCGGGCCGAGATCTGGCCGAGCGTCATGTTCCGCATCAGGTCGAGGACGTCGAGGAACGACCACTTGCCGAACCAGTCGCTGTTATGGTGGACCTCGGCCTTGTCGAGGTCGATGATCCGGCCGACCTGCTTGAGGTAGTCGCGGGCGTTGGCTTCGACCTGCTCCATGGTGAGGGTCGACCGGGTCTCGTCGCGACCCGAGGGGTCGCCCACGATGGCCGTGTAATTGCCGATGATGACGACCGCCGTGTGGCCGAGGTCCTGAAACTGCCTGAGCTTCCGGAGCGGCACCGTGTGGCCGAGATGGACGTCGATGCCGGTCGGATCGATGCCGTACTTGACGCGCAACGGCCGGTTCTCGCGGACCGAGCGCTCCAGCTTCTTGAGGAAATCGGCTTCGGGAACGATCTGCTCGACCCCGCGACGGAGGATCTCGAGCTGACTGGCGACGTCCTGCATCGGTTCGCTAGGCTCCAGGAGCGGCATCGCTTCTTGCGTGGAGGCCGCCCGAAAAAAATCCCGAATCCCTGTTCGTGGTCCGCCGATTCTAGAGCCGTGAGCCAATCTCGACAAGGTGGCCGAAACCCGTCGAGGTGGATACGATCCAGCTACAAGGGTCTTCGAACGCACCCCGCCTTCCCTGCCCGCGCGAGGTTCCATGTCGCTACCGCATCTCGACGAGTTCGTGCTGTTCGTGCTCACCGGCCTCGTCATGGCGATCCTGCTGGCCGTGCTCGGCCTCTGGGCGTGGGCGATTTCGAAGCTCCTGCGAGGCGATCCCCTGCTCTCCCGGACGCCCATCCTGCCCATCCGGCCAGCGCGATGGGGCGGGCGGACGGTTTTCGCCGTGATCCTCCTGTATATCGGTGCGAACCTCGTCGTGGGTCTGGGATTCGGCGCGGCGACGGGTTTCCGTCGCCCCGCGCCGACGCCGGAACAAGCGACGGCCGCCGCGACCGACGACGGACCGCCCGACGATCGACTTGCTCCCGATGAAAAGGAAGACGAGCACCACGCCCCGCGGTCGCCTTTCAACGCCATGCTGTTGAATTCGCTCGCGAACCTCCTTTTCGTGGTCATGCTGCCCATGTTCCTCCATCGAGCGGCGGGCGTCGCGATTTCAGAGCTGGGATTCTCGTGGAAGGAATGGCCGCGTCAGGTCTCGGTCGGAGCGATCGCCGCGCTCTTGACTGTCCCGGTCGTGTACGCCGTTCAGGGGCTTGCCGTCCAACTGTGGAACGTTCGCGAGCATCCCGTTCAGCAAATGATGGCCGATCAGATGACCCCCGGCGTGGCCGCTCTGGCCTTCGTCTCGACCGTCTTTCTCGCGCCGCTGGTCGAGGAAAGCCTCTTTCGAGGCGTCTTGCTGGGCTGGTTGACCCGGATCTTCACGGCGGCCTCGCCCTCACCCGAACCCGGTCCGAAGCCCGAGGGCCGAGACGAGCCACCGACCGCCACATTGGAATCCCCCATGCTGGGCGAGTCGGACCCCGGCGCGAGCCCCACGGATATCGCCCCCGTCGCCATCGCTCCCGCCCCTGGCGTGGACGGCCCGAGTCGCCCCAACGCGGTTTGCCTCCCGGCGGTCGTCGTGGCTTCCTTGCTGTTCGCCGGGATGCATGCGCCCCAGTGGCCGGCGCCGGTCGGGATCTTCCTTCTATCCATGGTTCTCGGCGTCGTCTTCCAGCGAACGGGAAGTCTGCTGTCCGTCATGGTCTTGCATGGCGTGTTCAATGGTTGCAGTACTCTCCTGCTCCTTCAGGGCTTGCTGGCGCGTTCGGTTCAAGACCTGAAGCCGACGGTCCCCAAGTTCGCGCCTCCTCTGGAGCCGGCGGTTCGTGGGTTGATCGACTGGTGGTCGTACTTCTTTTGACCATTTCGACGATCTCCGAGCACGGGGGGAATCGGTGAGCTAAATTGGGCTTTCAGGCGAGAAAAGCCTGAGTTTTCACGGTTCCAGGCGGCAGCCGACGAGGATTCACGACGGCGGTCGCAAAAGTGGGAACAACAAGGCTTTTTTCCTAGACGGGCCGTGACCCGACTGATAGATTTTGTGTGGATGAGTCGAGAAACCGCAGACCGCTGAATACGAGATGAGACGGACCCGAGCGGAGGTCGTGCGGCTCCCATCCGCCCGAACGTGAGTCGTTCCGGGTGAAGAAATAGCTGAACTCGTCCGATTGTGATAGGGGCAGAATCGGCTGGGTCGGGCGATAGACTCGCGCGATCTCGTGGGTGCAGGCGCAAGACGCCTTGCAAGCTGTCATCCGGGTGGACGCATCGCCCGTGGAATTTGCGATGGATGGAGACGTTCATCGCCATTTGCCAGGAATGGCGACGTCGTGAGGGATACGTGTTTCTCACGGCCCAAGGGAATGGTAGAGCGTGGACCTACTGTTGAGGGTCGCGTTTCTGCTTGGGGGAGTTTCTTTCGATGAGCGAAGAGAACTGTAAAAAGTCCGCACCTGTGCACGCCGGTTTCGAATGGGCCGGTGCCGTCGCCCGGGTTCGTCGAGGAGGCAAGTCGACCCGCGCCGGACGTCGAGCCGCGTTACTGGGGATGTTGACCGCCACCTACGCCAACTCGTCGCGAGGCGGCCGAAGCAGTGATCGTCAAGGCTCCGAACGCTGAGCAAACCGCAGCTGCCGGCCCGGGGCCCCGCGTTGGATCGACCGACGACCGCTGGGCTTCCGAGCCCTCAGGCCAGCCTCGAACACG contains:
- a CDS encoding Gfo/Idh/MocA family protein: MAQHGFGIVGCGMIAEFHTRAINEIENAQVVAAFSRSKANGEKIAGLAGHQCQIYDDLDAMLKHPGLDVVCICTPSGAHKEPAVQAARAGKHVVVEKPLEINLARCDAIIDACDEAGVRLCTIFPSRFSPANLRLKEAVEGGRFGRLTLGDTHVKWWRSQDYYDSGGWRGTWNLDGGGALMNQAIHNVDLLYWLMGDVDSIVAHTATLAHVRIEVEDTAVAALRFKNGALGVLEAATSAYPGLLKRTEIHGDRGSARVEQDDVTLWEFQEKVPSDHALTAAIAGRSALNSGASDPRGISHIGHRDQLVDFLEAIDVGRPPLVDGREGRKSVEIIRAIYQSALAGRAIQLPLENDADQ
- a CDS encoding CPBP family intramembrane glutamic endopeptidase, with translation MSLPHLDEFVLFVLTGLVMAILLAVLGLWAWAISKLLRGDPLLSRTPILPIRPARWGGRTVFAVILLYIGANLVVGLGFGAATGFRRPAPTPEQATAAATDDGPPDDRLAPDEKEDEHHAPRSPFNAMLLNSLANLLFVVMLPMFLHRAAGVAISELGFSWKEWPRQVSVGAIAALLTVPVVYAVQGLAVQLWNVREHPVQQMMADQMTPGVAALAFVSTVFLAPLVEESLFRGVLLGWLTRIFTAASPSPEPGPKPEGRDEPPTATLESPMLGESDPGASPTDIAPVAIAPAPGVDGPSRPNAVCLPAVVVASLLFAGMHAPQWPAPVGIFLLSMVLGVVFQRTGSLLSVMVLHGVFNGCSTLLLLQGLLARSVQDLKPTVPKFAPPLEPAVRGLIDWWSYFF
- a CDS encoding EspF repeat-containing protein, with translation MCTPVSNGPVPSPGFVEEASRPAPDVEPRYWGC
- the tyrS gene encoding tyrosine--tRNA ligase, with the translated sequence MQDVASQLEILRRGVEQIVPEADFLKKLERSVRENRPLRVKYGIDPTGIDVHLGHTVPLRKLRQFQDLGHTAVVIIGNYTAIVGDPSGRDETRSTLTMEQVEANARDYLKQVGRIIDLDKAEVHHNSDWFGKWSFLDVLDLMRNMTLGQISAREDFAKRIAAEKPVYLHECLYPLMQGWDSVEIKADVELGGTEQLFSLMVARQLQATRGQEPQTAMTMPILVGTDGVRRMGKSLGNYIGVAESAENQFGKVMSIPDEPMAQYFTLLTNLPGDAIKAALAPGANPRDSKEILGKAIVAQYHGEEAADRAAAEFRRRSSGEDPEDIPDAFLATDKLDHEGKIAAPTLIKELGLEATTSNARRVIEQGGFNVGPNREIIREPKASVYVSDGLIVRVGKRKIARVRLV